From one Gammaproteobacteria bacterium genomic stretch:
- a CDS encoding Dabb family protein: MIKHIVMWNVRGETPECKAEAMQLVRSRFEQLADRIPGLVRLEVGLDVSRIDYACDMVLYTEFDSEESLAAYATHPEHLRVRDELIGARIARYQVDYEIEVPA; encoded by the coding sequence ATGATCAAGCACATCGTCATGTGGAACGTTCGCGGCGAGACGCCGGAGTGCAAGGCTGAGGCAATGCAGTTGGTGAGGTCGCGCTTCGAACAGCTGGCGGACCGGATTCCCGGGCTCGTCAGACTCGAAGTGGGGCTGGACGTCAGCCGCATCGATTACGCCTGCGACATGGTTCTCTATACGGAATTCGATAGCGAAGAATCGCTGGCCGCCTATGCCACTCACCCCGAACACCTTCGCGTGAGAGACGAGTTGATTGGAGCGCGGATCGCTCGCTATCAGGTCGATTACGAGATCGAGGTTCCGGCCTGA
- a CDS encoding 3-oxoacid CoA-transferase subunit B: MNKLSREQMAARVARDIPEGAYVNLGIGLPTLVANFLPVDKEIILQSENGLLGMGPAPAKGEEDPELINAGKQPVTLLTGGAFFHHADSFAMMRGGHLDICVLGAFQVSVTGDLANWHTGAAGAIPAVGGAMDLAIGAKQVFVMMELLTKSGESKLVGRCSYPVTGLACVSRVYTDLAVFELGSRGVSVIEIAEGLSLDDLRSLTDLPLRGAETTATI, encoded by the coding sequence ATGAACAAACTGAGTCGTGAACAAATGGCCGCGCGCGTGGCGCGCGACATTCCCGAAGGCGCCTACGTGAACCTCGGCATCGGTCTGCCGACGCTGGTCGCCAACTTCCTGCCGGTCGACAAGGAAATCATCCTGCAGTCCGAGAACGGCCTGCTCGGGATGGGGCCGGCGCCAGCCAAGGGGGAGGAAGACCCCGAGCTCATCAACGCTGGCAAGCAGCCCGTGACACTACTCACGGGGGGCGCGTTTTTCCATCATGCCGACTCGTTCGCGATGATGCGTGGCGGCCACCTGGACATCTGTGTGCTTGGCGCGTTTCAGGTTTCCGTCACCGGCGACCTCGCCAACTGGCACACCGGCGCTGCCGGTGCGATCCCGGCGGTCGGCGGCGCGATGGATCTTGCCATCGGCGCCAAGCAGGTTTTCGTGATGATGGAACTGCTGACCAAATCCGGCGAGAGCAAGCTCGTCGGCCGTTGCAGCTATCCCGTCACCGGTCTCGCCTGCGTTTCACGCGTCTATACCGACCTCGCCGTGTTCGAGCTTGGATCGCGCGGCGTGAGCGTGATCGAGATAGCCGAAGGCCTCTCCCTCGACGATCTGCGCAGCCTAACAGACCTTCCGCTGCGCGGCGCGGAAACCACGGCAACAATCTAG
- a CDS encoding LysR family transcriptional regulator: protein MDRFAEMELFVQTAELGTLSKAAEKLNISNAAASRLLAALETRLNVRLVERNTRRLSLTTAGHDFYARCKSLLGELYETEASLTATLLKPIGLLSVTATVSFSMLHIAPLVPEFQKLYPGIKVNILSANRYYDIIDSGIDLAVRTREFEADSQITVRKLAVTRRVLAASHEYLCRRGVPRQVSELVDHDMLIYSHANHPNLMDFTRGPETASVKVAPSLEANDGQIIRAAALAGAGILVQPKYIIHDDLKAGRLLPVLDDWDLPRLTINIAYQERRHMPAKTRLFIEFLKDHFERGGYEALWTQ, encoded by the coding sequence GTGGATCGATTCGCCGAGATGGAACTTTTTGTGCAGACGGCCGAACTGGGTACTCTCAGCAAAGCCGCCGAGAAGCTGAACATATCCAATGCCGCCGCCAGTCGCCTGCTCGCAGCATTGGAAACCCGTCTGAACGTTCGTCTCGTCGAACGCAATACCCGGCGTCTGTCTCTGACGACCGCGGGCCACGATTTCTATGCGCGCTGCAAGAGCCTTCTTGGAGAGCTTTATGAAACAGAGGCCTCCCTGACGGCCACACTGCTCAAGCCGATCGGTTTGCTCTCGGTAACGGCCACGGTGTCCTTCTCGATGCTGCACATCGCACCGCTGGTGCCGGAATTCCAAAAGCTTTATCCCGGAATCAAGGTCAACATCCTCAGTGCGAACCGCTACTACGACATCATTGACAGCGGTATCGACCTTGCCGTGCGAACCAGAGAGTTTGAAGCGGACTCCCAGATCACGGTCCGAAAACTCGCGGTGACCCGGCGTGTTCTGGCCGCCTCGCACGAGTATCTGTGCAGGCGGGGCGTTCCCCGGCAGGTCAGTGAACTTGTCGACCACGATATGCTCATCTACAGCCATGCGAATCATCCAAACCTGATGGACTTCACCCGCGGGCCCGAGACAGCCAGCGTAAAAGTGGCGCCGTCGCTGGAAGCAAACGATGGACAGATCATTCGTGCCGCAGCCTTGGCCGGCGCAGGCATTCTGGTGCAGCCCAAGTACATCATCCACGACGATCTGAAGGCGGGACGCTTGCTGCCTGTGCTCGACGACTGGGATCTGCCGCGGCTCACGATCAATATCGCGTACCAGGAAAGACGCCACATGCCGGCCAAGACTCGATTGTTTATTGAGTTCCTCAAGGATCATTTCGAACGCGGGGGTTACGAAGCACTATGGACGCAGTGA
- a CDS encoding carbohydrate porin gives MAAAGGMALMFGHAAYATDTSDAYASWKEDLKAQGVQYAAGYRSEDLAAVDGGSNNDVVHAGQVFLSSTFDLQQLAGWRGASVTASLSLRDGDNVNDESGVGALLGPQEIYGRGHYFRLSQLWLDQQLFADQLALRIGRLNPGEDFQATECSFLNLSFCANQAGNFVADYWFNWPISQWGATATLQLGTEHYVRLGAYQVNQRNLGSDFWDVLRFDGGAGVLVPAEFAWTPTAENGRMTEFKIGGWYSSADRADVEEDINGESAAVSGLPFREHNGTYGTFVSLVKQLTRGDASSAESGLRMVLKVSMADPDTSTVDRTIAGTLVYTGTFPSRGRDDVGLALAFNHLNDRVADYRQALPSDVQYGGNERTIEAYYSLRVGRYLMFRPDIQWIHNAGGISQRDDVLIVGMRTELTL, from the coding sequence ATGGCTGCGGCCGGCGGCATGGCGCTGATGTTCGGGCATGCCGCGTATGCGACCGATACATCGGACGCATACGCGAGTTGGAAGGAAGACCTGAAGGCTCAGGGCGTCCAGTACGCCGCCGGCTATCGGTCAGAAGACCTGGCCGCCGTCGACGGAGGCTCGAATAATGACGTGGTTCATGCTGGCCAAGTGTTTTTGTCGTCGACATTCGATCTGCAGCAACTCGCCGGTTGGCGCGGCGCGAGCGTTACCGCAAGCCTGTCTCTGAGAGACGGCGACAATGTCAACGACGAATCGGGGGTCGGCGCATTGCTCGGGCCCCAGGAAATCTATGGCCGCGGCCACTATTTCCGGCTCTCGCAGCTGTGGCTCGATCAACAGTTGTTCGCCGATCAGCTGGCGTTGCGCATCGGCCGCTTGAATCCGGGTGAAGACTTCCAGGCCACCGAGTGCAGCTTCTTGAATCTGTCGTTCTGCGCCAACCAGGCAGGCAACTTCGTCGCCGACTACTGGTTCAATTGGCCGATCAGCCAATGGGGTGCCACGGCGACCTTGCAACTTGGCACCGAGCACTACGTCAGACTCGGCGCCTATCAGGTCAATCAGCGCAATCTTGGAAGCGATTTCTGGGACGTGTTGAGATTTGATGGTGGGGCCGGCGTGCTGGTGCCTGCCGAGTTTGCCTGGACTCCGACAGCGGAGAACGGCCGTATGACCGAGTTCAAGATCGGCGGCTGGTACAGCAGCGCGGATCGCGCCGACGTCGAGGAAGACATCAACGGTGAATCCGCCGCGGTGAGCGGCTTGCCGTTTCGCGAACACAACGGGACGTATGGCACCTTTGTCAGCCTGGTGAAGCAGCTCACGCGCGGCGACGCTAGCAGTGCAGAGAGTGGCTTGCGGATGGTGCTCAAGGTGTCGATGGCCGATCCCGACACCAGCACCGTCGACCGGACGATTGCCGGAACGTTGGTCTACACCGGGACGTTTCCGTCGCGTGGTCGCGATGACGTCGGACTCGCCCTGGCGTTCAATCATCTCAACGACCGCGTCGCGGACTATCGTCAGGCATTGCCATCCGACGTGCAGTACGGCGGAAACGAACGAACCATTGAGGCCTACTACTCTCTACGCGTCGGTCGCTACCTGATGTTCCGGCCTGACATCCAGTGGATACACAACGCCGGCGGGATCAGTCAGCGCGACGATGTGCTGATCGTGGGCATGCGAACTGAACTCACGCTATAG
- the pcaF gene encoding 3-oxoadipyl-CoA thiolase, translating to MAHAYICDAVRTPIGRYNGILAGVRPDDLGALPMQALLARNPRLDAAAIEEVFYGCANQSGEDNRNVARMSLLLAGLPHSVPGITLNRLCASGLDVVGSAARAIRLGEMGLAIAGGVESMTRAPLVIGKAGSAFSRSQTLEDSTMGWRFINPKLRELYGVETMPQTGENVANDYRISREDQDAFALRSQQRAAMAQASGFHAAEIIAVSTPGTRRGETVEVRKDEHPRGDTTLEALARLKALFPQGTVTAGNASGINDGAAALIIASEEAAKRYGLTPRARILGMASAGVEPRVMGIGPVPATRKLMAQLGLEITDFDAIELNEAFASQSLAVLRGLGLPDDAPQVNANGGAIALGHPLGMSGARMVLTLTHQLEKIGGKRGLATLCVGVGMGLSLAIERE from the coding sequence ATGGCCCATGCTTACATTTGCGATGCAGTGCGCACCCCCATCGGCCGCTACAACGGCATTCTCGCCGGGGTGCGCCCCGACGATCTGGGCGCACTGCCGATGCAAGCCCTGCTCGCACGCAATCCGCGGCTCGATGCGGCCGCGATCGAGGAAGTGTTCTACGGCTGCGCCAACCAATCGGGCGAGGACAATCGCAACGTCGCGCGCATGAGCCTGCTGCTCGCTGGCCTGCCGCACTCGGTGCCGGGCATCACGCTCAATCGTCTTTGCGCTTCGGGCCTCGACGTCGTCGGCTCTGCCGCGCGCGCGATTCGTCTTGGCGAGATGGGCCTTGCCATCGCGGGCGGCGTCGAGTCGATGACGCGCGCTCCGCTCGTGATCGGCAAGGCCGGTTCGGCCTTCAGCCGCTCGCAGACGCTGGAGGATTCGACGATGGGATGGCGGTTCATCAATCCCAAGCTGCGTGAGCTCTACGGCGTCGAGACGATGCCGCAAACCGGTGAGAACGTCGCCAATGATTACCGCATCTCGCGTGAAGATCAGGATGCATTCGCACTGCGCAGCCAACAGCGCGCAGCCATGGCGCAGGCCAGCGGATTTCATGCAGCGGAGATCATCGCGGTGTCCACGCCGGGCACGCGACGCGGCGAAACGGTGGAAGTGCGCAAGGACGAACATCCGCGTGGCGATACCACACTCGAAGCGCTCGCCAGACTCAAAGCGTTGTTCCCGCAAGGTACGGTCACAGCCGGCAACGCTTCCGGCATCAACGATGGCGCCGCGGCACTGATCATCGCCAGCGAAGAGGCCGCCAAGCGCTACGGCCTGACACCCCGTGCGCGAATCCTCGGCATGGCCTCGGCCGGCGTGGAGCCACGGGTGATGGGCATCGGCCCGGTTCCGGCAACGCGGAAGCTCATGGCACAGCTGGGACTCGAGATCACTGATTTCGACGCCATCGAACTCAACGAGGCGTTCGCGAGCCAATCGCTCGCGGTGCTGCGCGGTTTGGGCCTACCCGACGATGCGCCGCAGGTGAACGCCAACGGCGGCGCCATCGCGCTAGGCCATCCGCTCGGCATGAGTGGCGCGCGGATGGTCCTGACGCTTACGCATCAGCTCGAAAAGATCGGCGGCAAGCGTGGTTTGGCGACGTTGTGTGTCGGCGTGGGCATGGGGCTGTCACTCGCGATCGAGCGGGAATGA
- a CDS encoding maleylacetate reductase: MYNFVYSAQPARVVFAKGSVRSIAREIEALGCRRALVLCTPTQREQAQMVSALLRDLSVGVYDGAEMHVPIEGARKAREYARQIDADCAIAVGGGSTIGLGKAIALESSIPILAVPTTYAGSEMTPIFGITEAGLKRTGRDPRVLPKTVIYDPDLSSALPVPMSVVSGMNAIAHAAEGLYAQDGNPVMSLMAEDGIRALAQGLPVLMSRADDVEARSQCLYGAWLCGAVLGHVGMALHHKLCHTLGGSFNLPHAEAHTVILPHALAYNAGAAPEAMRRIARAIGAPEAATGLYRLARQLGAPVSLREIGMKAQDLDKASEMALANPYWNPRAIEANPVRALLQRAWEGATPEL, encoded by the coding sequence ATGTACAACTTCGTCTATTCGGCCCAGCCCGCACGCGTGGTCTTTGCGAAAGGCAGCGTCCGTTCGATTGCGCGTGAGATTGAGGCGCTGGGCTGCCGCCGCGCGCTCGTACTATGCACCCCGACGCAGCGTGAGCAGGCACAGATGGTTTCCGCCTTGCTCCGGGACTTGAGCGTCGGCGTCTATGACGGCGCGGAGATGCACGTGCCCATCGAGGGCGCCCGCAAGGCCCGCGAGTATGCGCGACAAATTGACGCGGACTGCGCTATCGCGGTCGGTGGCGGTTCGACGATCGGACTCGGCAAGGCGATCGCCCTGGAATCGTCGATCCCGATTCTTGCCGTGCCGACGACCTACGCCGGCTCCGAAATGACGCCGATCTTCGGCATTACCGAGGCCGGCCTGAAAAGGACTGGCCGCGACCCGCGCGTTCTGCCGAAGACCGTGATCTACGACCCGGACCTGTCGTCGGCGCTACCGGTTCCGATGTCGGTGGTCAGCGGGATGAACGCGATCGCGCACGCGGCGGAAGGCCTATATGCGCAGGACGGCAATCCGGTGATGTCGCTGATGGCCGAGGATGGCATTCGAGCCCTCGCCCAAGGGCTGCCTGTCCTGATGAGTCGCGCGGACGACGTGGAAGCGCGGTCACAGTGCCTGTACGGGGCCTGGTTGTGTGGAGCGGTGCTCGGGCACGTCGGCATGGCACTGCATCACAAGCTCTGCCACACCTTGGGCGGCAGCTTCAATCTTCCACACGCCGAAGCACACACGGTGATCCTGCCGCACGCATTGGCCTACAACGCTGGCGCCGCGCCCGAGGCGATGCGGCGCATTGCACGCGCCATCGGCGCGCCGGAAGCGGCGACGGGCCTGTATAGGCTTGCCCGGCAACTAGGGGCTCCGGTCTCGCTCAGGGAGATCGGCATGAAGGCCCAGGACCTGGACAAGGCATCCGAGATGGCGCTGGCGAATCCGTACTGGAACCCGCGCGCCATCGAAGCCAACCCTGTTCGGGCATTACTGCAGCGTGCGTGGGAGGGCGCGACGCCCGAGCTCTAG
- a CDS encoding 3-oxoacid CoA-transferase subunit A translates to MIDKTLPTVEAAVADIHDGASVMIGGFGTAGMPDQLIDALIVQGARDLTIINNNAGSGEAGLAALLKAKRVRKIICSFPRQTDSHHFDALYRAGEIELELVPQGNLAARIQAAGAGLGAIFTPTGYGTLLAEGKETREINGRHYVLEYPIHASFALIKAQQGDRWGNLVYRKTARNFGPIMAMAAACTIAQVAKVVPLGTLDPEGVVTPGIFVQRVVTTASAIAVAA, encoded by the coding sequence GTGATAGACAAAACCCTTCCCACCGTCGAGGCCGCGGTGGCCGACATCCACGACGGTGCTTCGGTGATGATCGGCGGCTTCGGCACTGCCGGCATGCCGGACCAGCTTATCGACGCCCTGATCGTGCAAGGTGCGCGTGATCTGACCATCATCAACAACAATGCCGGCAGCGGCGAAGCCGGCCTGGCCGCGCTGCTCAAGGCCAAGCGCGTGCGCAAGATCATCTGCTCGTTCCCGCGACAGACCGATTCGCATCATTTCGACGCCCTCTATCGCGCCGGCGAGATCGAACTGGAACTCGTACCGCAGGGCAATCTCGCGGCGCGCATCCAAGCAGCCGGGGCCGGGCTGGGCGCCATCTTCACACCCACGGGCTACGGCACGCTGCTGGCCGAGGGCAAGGAAACGCGCGAGATCAACGGCAGGCATTACGTGCTTGAGTACCCGATCCATGCCAGCTTCGCGTTGATCAAGGCACAGCAAGGCGATCGCTGGGGCAACCTCGTCTACCGCAAGACGGCGCGCAACTTCGGGCCGATCATGGCGATGGCGGCGGCATGCACGATCGCGCAGGTGGCCAAGGTCGTGCCGCTCGGCACGCTCGATCCGGAAGGCGTTGTGACGCCCGGCATCTTCGTGCAACGCGTCGTTACCACTGCTTCCGCGATCGCGGTGGCCGCATGA